A single window of Colletes latitarsis isolate SP2378_abdomen chromosome 11, iyColLati1, whole genome shotgun sequence DNA harbors:
- the LOC143348001 gene encoding uncharacterized protein LOC143348001 — MILESVLSCSYLLLVSGSCIYSLVRHSYDEYQKLLPHFVFACGGVAMISSRSVIVLMYKLFFKQYSLDPETIQIEEKQNGERFNGPDELLGTLSIASLLYSLFCHHKYYILGAFIVSALCGLDIINFYNYSSMESQEIDTSQIRNILARRTSRKPKSTNFVWVFISCHFAYSVGNYYAFLANYPYLLTTWTLTPEGFYQGWTLRRTINDYMMAAYAIYMTEALRQT, encoded by the exons ATGATTTTAGAATCTGTTTTATCGTGTTCGTATTTGTTGTTAGTAAGCGGGTCTTGCATTTATAGTCTGGTAAGGCACTCTTACGATGAGTATCAGAAACTGTTACCCCATTTTGTTTTCGCCTGTGGCGGCGTAGCGATGATCAGCTCGCGATCCGTGATCGTGCTGATGTATAAACTATTTTTTAAACAGTACA gtttggacccgGAGACGATACAGATCGaggaaaaacaaaatggcgaacGATTCAACGGCCCCGACGAGCTTCTTGGCACGCTGAGCATAGCCAGCTTACTCTATTCTCTGTTCTGCcatcataaatattatattctcGGTGCCTTTATCGTTAGCGCTTTGTGTGGCCTCGATATAATCAATTTCTACAATTACTCGTCGATGGAATCACAA GAAATTGATACTTCACAGATTAGAAATATTCTGGCTCGAAGGACGTCGAGGAAACCTAAATCCACGAACTTCGTCTGGGTATTCATTAGTTGTCACTTCGC ATATTCCGTAGGAAATTATTACGCGTTCCTGGCGAATTATCCTTACCTTTTGACGACATGGACGCTGACCCCCGAAGGATTTTACCAAGGATGGACGTTGAGACGCACGATTAACGATTACATGATGGCGGCTTACGCGATATACATGACGGAAGCACTGCGACAAACTTGA